A region from the Rosa rugosa chromosome 6, drRosRugo1.1, whole genome shotgun sequence genome encodes:
- the LOC133716405 gene encoding uncharacterized protein LOC133716405, with protein MVKLGEEVRRRSDWRSKAEKRCGEAGQRSKAAKRLEKRYGFDIVVVGCGPSLSYGPDYFTMKIYHGGNILGNKYVGGKISFYDYADKDRMSLTELDNMVQGLNPDYAGTRIDYWWSIGTKDDALTKIDSDADVCTMLCCVPEVRLVVVYLDHIHEGDESSGEDEIYIYPAGFDMFSQSGSTGVVIEELPDEPRKKATCVIEEIIEEPKLALVIREPEVSIPTQGSKVAETDPKDKGKGKMYPEVGPVANSVDGVSGLDEEMLEDIDILDYMQSFGFHPEQEDEVDSSESDEDDEYIPAAEDDEYYQYGVDDDDWFEEADIGFEVNDNGEWVGPSKEVVLPLEMESGKEFEDHEDMFGSAESDEERLRPALDSDGEEEVLFPEFNPETDMKDPVFKKGMIFGSAAILREAIRERAIRDGWEVYFIKNDRKRVRAICKSQDCPFELYASRMQHEESLMIKTYEPEHKCMRVFDNSMLSAKYLTKRFMERIKLNSGWKPESLAQTMSSEVRVRVSNQMAYRVKKAALLVLEGTIMEQYARLRDYANELKRVDPSTTVDIKCDFSKGESLPIFKRMYICLGALKNGFKAGCRSVIGLDGCHLRSAYGGQLLTAVGIDANNTSWVIAYAMVEMESKDSWRWFLELLCKDLSILEDGAGWTFISDKQKGLIPAFEEVVPLAKIRFCARHMWTNFTKLFPGKVLKDQMWKCAKSTTLPYFAKEMEEMKALDNEAYKWMAHKDRPPQHWCRAHFETWSKCDIMINNLCESFNSFIFDARAKPPVSMFEEMRVKLMKRNQIRKDKMQAMVGNLCPKPRKVLEKNKMKAASDCISIGNGGDQVEVETFEGTKNVVNLTARTCTCRMWDLSGVPCKHAVSAIYHNRADPENFVADCYLKKTYLNIYSNLIKPVNGMEMWTRSEEPPILPPQYSRQPGRPRTKRIRDLSEKLAAQGTKLGRVQRSLKCSNCQRIGHNVKTCHRHLPPKDKRAANVNKKRKLNNGEGSSSQKAQPKPGRKPPLSKNDLRKNHLKVVEYQRKKMAALKASRKAAAAAPANSTKAAADSTKAAAAATKSKSTKAAAVAAATSTSTTTRPPTSSKASKGQTPTPSRSSQRIRQNSKQGGK; from the exons ATGGTGAAGCTAGGTGAAGAAGTGAGGCGGCGAAGCGATTGGAGAAGCAAGGCGGAGAAGCGATGCGGTGAAGCTGGGCAGAGAAGCAAGGCGGCGAAGCGATTGGAGAAGCG TTATGGTTTTGATATAGTTGTTGTTGGATGTGGTCCTTCTTTGTCTT ATGGCCCCGATTACTTCACAATGAAGATATATCATGGGGGTAACATACTTGGAAACAAGTACGTTGGTGGGAAGATATCCTTCTATGATTATGCTGACAAGGATAGGATGTCATTGACTGAGTTAGATAACATGGTCCAAGGGTTGAACCCAGATTATGCAGGTACTAGGATTGATTATTGGTGGAGTATAGGAACAAAAGATGATGCTTTGACAAAAATAGATTCGGATGCGGATGTGTGCACTATGCTATGTTGTGTACCCGAAGTGAGATTGGTTGTTGTGTACTTGGATCATATTCATGAAGGTGATGAGAGCTCGGGTGAAGATGAAATCTATATATATCCAGCTGGTTTTGATATGTTTAGTCAGTCCGGATCTACTGGAGTTGTGATTGAAGAGCTCCCTGATGAGCCGAGAAAGAAGGCTACATGTGTGATTGAGGAGATTATTGAGGAACCAAAGCTGGCTTTAGTCATCAGAGAACCTGAAGTCTCCATCCCAACTCAAGGCAGCAAAGTGGCTGAAACAGATCCAAAAGATAAGGGTAAAGGAAAGATGTACCCCGAGGTAGGTCCTGTAGCAAACAGTGTTGATGGTGTAAGTGGTCTAGATGAAGAGATGCTTGAAGATATAGATATTCTAGATTATATGCAATCATTTGGGTTCCATCCTGAACAAGAAGATGAAGTGGATAGCAGTGAGAGtgatgaggatgatgaataCATACCCGCTGCTGAAGATGATGAATATTATCAGTATGGTGTTGATGACGACGATTGGTTCGAGGAAGCTGATATAGGGTTTGAGGTTAATGACAATGGTGAATGGGTTGGACCAAGTAAAGAAGTTGTTCTGCCTTTGGAGATGGAAAGTGGAAAAGAGTTTGAAGATCATGAAGATATGTTTGGATCAGCCGAGTCCGATGAAGAGAGATTGCGGCCTGCTTTGGATTCTGATGGTGAAGAGGAAGTACTATTCCCTGAGTTTAATCCAGAAACAGATATGAAGGACCCGGTCTTCAAGAAAGGGATGATATTTGGCAGCGCTGCGATTTTGAGAGAGGCTATAAGGGAGAGGGCTATTAGAGATGGTTGGGAGGTATATTTTATCAAAAATGACCGGAAAAGGGTGAGGGCTATATGCAAGTCCCAAGACTGTCCATTCGAGCTCTATGCATCTAGGATGCAACATGAGGAATCTCTTATGATCAAGACTTATGAGCCGGAACACAAGTGCATGAGAGTCTTTGATAACAGCATGCTCAGTGCTAAGTATTTAACTAAGCGTTTCATGGAAAGGATCAAGCTGAACAGTGGCTGGAAGCCAG AATCCTTGGCTCAAACTATGTCTTCAGAAGTTAGAGTAAGGGTCTCCAATCAGATGGCTTATCGAGTAAAGAAAGCAGCCCTTTTGGTGTTGGAGGGAACCATCATGGAGCAATATGCCAGACTTCGAGATTATGCGAATGAGCTGAAAAGGGTGGACCCTTCTACAACCGTTGACATAAAATGTGATTTCAGCAAGGGAGAGAGCCTTCCAATCTTCAAGAGGATGTATATCTGTCTTGGAGCTCTAAAAAATGGATTTAAAGCGGGATGTAGGTCTGTGATTGGGCTAGACGGTTGCCATTTGAGGTCTGCATATGGGGGTCAGCTCTTGACAGCTGTTGGCATTGATGCCAACAACACTTCATGGGTGATTGCCTACGCAATGGTGGAGATGGAAAGCAAAGACTCGTGGAGATGGTTCCTAGAGCTTCTGTGCAAAGACCTGAGTATACTTGAGGATGGAGCAGGTTGGACTTTCATCAGCGATAAGCAAAAGGGTTTAATCCCTGCCTTTGAAGAAGTAGTTCCATTGGCCAAGATTAGATTTTGTGCGCGCCATATGTGGACAAATTTTACGAAGCTGTTTCCGGGAAAGGTACTAAAGGATCAAATGTGGAAATGTGCAAAGTCAACTACACTTCCTTACTTTGCAAAGGAAATGGAGGAGATGAAGGCTTTGGATAATGAAGCGTACAAATGGATGGCAC ATAAGGATAGGCCTCCACAGCATTGGTGTAGAGCACACTTCGAGACTTGGTCGAAGTGTGACATTATGATCAACAACTTATGTGAAAGCTTCAACTCGTTCATTTTTGATGCAAGAGCAAAACCACCAGTGAGTATGTTCGAGGAAATGAGAGTGAAGCTAATGAAGAGAAACCAAATCAGAAAGGATAAGATGCAAGCAATGGTGGGAAATCTGTGCCCCAAGCCTAGAAAAGTACtagaaaagaacaaaatgaaGGCTGCTTCAGATTGCATTTCTATCGGGAATGGTGGTGACCAAGTGGAGGTGGAGACTTTTGAAGGAACAAAGAATGTGGTCAACCTTACGGCAAGGACCTGCACATGCCGAATGTGGGACTTAAGTGGTGTTCCATGCAAGCACGCGGTCTCAGCAATATACCACAACAGGGCAGATCCGGAAAACTTTGTTGCAGATTGCTACTTAAAAAAGACGTACCTTAACATTTACAGCAATTTGATCAAGCCGGTTAACGGAATGGAGATGTGGACTAGGAGTGAAGAACCACCAATTCTGCCTCCACAGTATTCTAGACAGCCCGGAAGGCCACGAACAAAGAGGATTAGAGATTTATCGGAGAAGTTGGCTGCACAGGGAACAAAGCTTGGAAGAGTTCAGCGGTCGTTGAAGTGTAGCAATTGTCAAAGAATTGGCCACAACGTGAAGACATGTCACCGACATCTTCCACCAAAAGATAAGCGAGCTGCAAATGTGAACAAGAAAAGGAAACTCAACAATGGAGAAGGAAGTTCATCTCAAAAAGCCCAg CCTAAACCTGGAAGAAAGCCACCATTGAGTAAGAATGACTTGAGGAAAAACCATCTAAAAGTGGTAGAATATCAAAGG